The genomic DNA GTTCTTACCCAATACACACTCCCTGGTCGCGGGATCCATCCAATATTGCACGCGGGTTCTGGAAACGTCCCCACCATCATGGAAATCCATGAGCTCTTCAAGCTCAGATAGACAGGACAGAGTATGGACAGAGTCATTGAACAAAGACATACCAGAAGCGCTAGAATGCACACTACGGGATAATTACGTCTACCATTTTCATTCCAATACTTTTTGTACTGCGTACGAGATAATGTATTACTGATTTTACAGTACGATTTAATAGTATACAACAAGTAATCCTGAGCTGTTCTTTTTTAAgtcgatttaattattttttttatttaaatgtttatatgttACAGCCATGGCGATATCTGGAAGAAATTTAGATCAACCGTGAATCCAATTATGTTACAaccaaaaactattaaactgtATACCAGTTCACTTAATGAAGTAGCAGAAGATATGATTGAAAGGTTAATATGATTGaaataatttatgatattaattaattcctTAATCAAAAGATTTAATTATATTGATTATGTAATTATATTGATTAAATCTTTTGATTAAGTAATCAACAACATTTTGCACTCCATAAACGTTATTCTTTTAATATGACTCTTTCTTAATAGTAGATATTGCAACTTTAACGACTAACAAAATTGATTGCTTCGCGGAATAATTAAATCTACAGTTATCGAAATCAGTTTTTAACCGCCGAATcacaaaattaacaaaatgctgtgggaaaattatatgaaatacgATTTACAGCGATGTTTCTGACCagcagtatattatatattcacaaTTTGGGAAAATACAGTTCATTTTCCAACCTTGGACGTTGTTTTCTTAATTCATGTTTATTTCTTAGTATCTACCAACAAAGTATATCTGTTACCAATTTTTTGTGgtttatcgtcatcatatcaaatgATGGACGCttacttttgaaaaaaatgttttatatacatACCCAAATTTCACTGTCTTGAGCAGCTTGTACCCAGCGGTTCCTTACGACTTGTCTAATATCGTTTGACCATCTCGTTGGCATCTATCAACAATGCGTTTCGCTGCACAGCGTCGCCATTTCATCAACTTGAGACCTCAACGTCCGTCAGTCGATCTACCTATGTGCCCCGCTCATTGCCTCTGCAGCCTCACAACTCATAAACTGTGTTGGTAACTCCGGTTCCTCAACAAATCTCCTCATCTCTGATTCCATTACGTAAAGATACTAAGTGCTGCGTGATAGGTCTCTTCTTCGCCATATGAGTGACGCTAAGCCTTTTTACAAGGCCTATAGGTAGTTTTTAACGGTTATATGCATTCAATTaaacttcatttttattatagaagcaataaaaaagaagtttaattgaaaaataagAGAAGGATGCTATATCCTTCTCTAATTTTTGCAGGATGCGGTTGATACGCAACGACAAAAATATGTTGAAGGGAAATTTTGATTTCGAGATGAATCTATGGGCGTTGGAGTCTATTAGTGTAGTGGCTCTTGGTGGTCGTCTAAATTGCTTCGACCCCAAACTTCCTGAAAGTTCTCCTGCGAGGAAGCTAATACATTTGGTTCATGAAATATTCACTATAGTCGACCAGTTGGACTTCAAACCAAGTGTGTGGCGATATATCTCAACGCCAACATTCAAAAAGGCGATGAAGCTATACGAAGATCAGATTAGGTAAGATTTTTCTCCTATCGTTTGTATTTACAGTCtttgttttaatgttaagtTGCATTAATCAACCGATAGAACCGACCTAAGAACCTAAATTgataattttgtatgaaaattgcTTTTAATGAATGgctttgaataattaaaaaaaaaaaactaaaataatattgttaaataactaaaaaaaacatgcatCAGTTTTATAGCCAAATAAAAACGGTTAAAAAGGTTGAATATTCCATATTCCGTTTActagaatatataaaaataggaaCTATGATtgaaaaagtttgtatttaaaaaaaatcgtctaCGGTCGTGTTTAAAACCACATTAGGTAgtcattaataatttttgaatgtttGTACTCCAGTAAACAATACTAATGTAGCTTTATACGTAAAATTATTGTTTCAGTATAAGTAAACACTTCATCGCAGTGGCTATGAAAGAGCTCAAGTCTAAGAATCAGCCTTCCTTTGAAGAAAAAGGTGTTTTAGAGAAACTCCTTGAAATTGATGAGAACGTAGCTGTTATTATGGCTAGCGATATGTTATTTGCTGGTGTCGACACGGTTAGTTTCTCGCTTTTCAGTTGTGTTTTCTGCCTTTTAATTTTCTTGGTTTCCCctgccatatttttttgttagaaacattacacaacaatattttttattttgtgtatattttgtttaagttattatattgcAGTAACATTTCCTTATGCACTTACAGGCAGCTAATACCATGACTGCGACGTTATATCTACTGGCCAATAATccagataaacaaaaaaaactaagagaAGAAATCCTCTCGGATAAAGAAAAGCGGTCCTATCTTAAAGCATGTATTAAAGAGTCTATGAGAATGATGCCAGTTGTGGCAGGCAACATGAGGCTTACTTCGAAGGAGTACAAAACTTTAGGCTATAAAATACCCAAAGGTGTAAGTATGCTAACTAAGATATTGGGACAGTAAGAGCTCCTTCTCAAAAAGAGCGCAATATGGATTTATGATATGCCTCCGGACAAGGTTACACACATCACAGGGCAAACCACCTCTACCACCAAACATGGCGTAACCTTCCGCCACGCCCACTTACGCCACACAACGCCAACCAAATGCCACAAGGCACCACGCCAATctttacacaaaataaattgcATTACGTTCTACGACAACTAAACGAACTGGGCCAGAGTTGCTGGAATATGTAATTTAAACTCTACAGAACGCATCATTAAAATACATGACATCACTTTCTGTTACGCCAATCATTAACCAAGTTGCCCAATTATTGGCTAATAATCGCTAAATATTTACTAAATCTATTTTACCGAAAGAGCgattaattagtttaataaagCAGGCTAAAACGCATGTGctgttattattatgataattataattacgttaatagtttaaactttatttcagACATATgtatcattcattcatcaagCTTTGTCTATGATGGAACAACACTTTCCGCAGCCAGAAAAGTATATTCCTGAAAGATGGATCGCAGAAAAAGATGATCCCTTGTTTCATGGAAATGCACATCCCTTCGCATGGAATCCGTTTGGATTTGGAGTTCGCATGTGCATAggtaaagtaatttattaaaaatatagataaaggGATAAAATTGCCATGGACCAAGGacctaaaaattatatttttataagtgcAAAATGCggagaagaaccagagttaccgacaaagatttGATCTATCAAAGAGTTGCGAAACTAAAGTGGCTATAGGCGTAgcacgtagctcggagaaccggtgGACGTTTGGGTCCAAAGGTGCTGAAATGGTGACTTCATaccggaaaacgcagcgttggtagatccCCGAAGAGGTGGACGGATGATTGATTGAGTCGCAGAGAGCCATTGCACCCAAgatggcggccgattggcgcagtgggcagcgaccctactttctgagtccaaggccgagggttcgattcccacgactggacaatgttagtgtgatgaacatgaatgtttcttaGTGTcggagtgtttatctgtatattattcataaaattattcatcatttatcttagtacccataacacaagcttaatttgggactagatggcaaatTATGTactgtcgtagaatatttatttaacccaTTTGGACCCAAATACAAACCAGCAGTAATTTTTtggaaaaaactttattaaacgaATTATTGGAGGCTAGTTAGACATTTTACAgcaaaatacctaaaaaaatatcttctatatattaaaaaaaacactgtccTTAAATGGGGCCAATGGGGTTATGCATGATATTTTTCGAAACAAAATTTTTGATGCACAATGTTTTGATGCATTTTTTACAGTGTCAACGTGCTTTCGCGTGACATACTACGCAACAAAGCTGGCTTGGTAGCTTCTAAGGGAAGTGTCCAACTTCATTCAGATTCATGCTTGGCACCACTGACGATTTACACCGGCTTCTATCGGGTCTTTTATTGCCTACACCCCTTTAAATAATAGCGGGCCATACTTCGACGAAACTGGAGCTGGTCCATTTTATCTTCAACGGACAGGATATCGAGACACCAAGCATTAGCTACAGCATAATCTAGCATGTAGGTAAACAGCACCCACTACCATTTTTTGCCTTGTATAGCTGATCTGTATGCTGCGATTGACTGATCAGCTTGATCGACTCCACCCATGCCTTTTATTGTAGTTTTGAAAGAGAAAAGAGATGTCCACGTCTATCTTTATTCCTTCTGCTGAGCTCCACCTTTTCACCTTGCCCAGAGGGTAAACAAAGTCGTAGTTGATACCCATGGTAACAACCCTGTTGTCAAGCCATCGTACGAACAAAATTCGATTGGCTGTAACGAAACTGTAGTAAAATTCGACTCGGAGTTACTTTTTCACTCACTTTTTCCAAAAAGCcttttacaatttttgaatCCAAAGGCTCCTACTGGTCCCTCCTAATGGTTTACCACAGTACACATCGAAAGCATAGCAATAACCATCTGCACTTGCAATCATCCAGTGTTTGTATCCAAATCGAACTGGCTTGCCTCTTATGAACTGCTTGGCAGGGTGGCGTTAAAAATATTTGACCATTGACTCGTCTATCGATAGATGCTCATGGACTACACCCCACTGAAGGAATTTCTTGATCAGCACATCAGCGAGTGGTTGTACTTTGAACATCTTATCGGTAGATCCCGCAGCAGCTTCATTGTCGCAAAAATGCaggaatttctttatttccaaGAATCTGTTTCTTGACTATGACTTTTGAAACAATGGAAACATTACAGTTTTAGTCTAAATACTAGTACAATCGTTCTCGTGAAAGTGAGTTGTATTTAGTCAATAGTAGAATGCCAATAAAAATTTTGGGGTCATCAACATTTATCTGAGAGTCATGGTTGTTGTGTTTTGTAGCATATAACTTCGTGTTCAGAAAGAActcttcattaaaaatattttctataacttCCTCGAGGCCCCGATAGCCATTTGCAAAATCAAATGATGGCTTCTTCATGATTAACGTTGAAACTGAatctgacaaaaaaataaaaaatatataagcaaTAAGCCCATTGGACCCATTTGGGGACACCACACTAAAGTATCTTCCCTTATAGTCAAATCTTACAAAATTCCTAATAtaatagcattattttatagtgACAACTATAGGAAAGtttataattctaaaaaaaaaaaaataataccactATAGATATGAAAAAGTATGACTTACCTTGAGGCTATCAACTAGTAGCTCAATGAAGAAGATAAAACCGTCAATTATAACAACTTTATTCGGTGATTcacaaaactatatttattattaggaaGCCACACTCTTTGACACTACGATTAAGTATCTAAACTccaatatagtttaaaaaaattataatgtgtgGGTAGTTAGACAAACGGCCCCAAATGGGGACAGCGGGCGTAAATGGgttaaatagtatatttatatttttttgacacTCCCTACAGAAgtctaagtccagcagtggacgtccattggtcgATGATGATGCTGAAGTGCAGTACAATAAGAATCATcattggtttttaaaaatatgtgatTCGGCTTATATCAGTGCAAGTTACTAGATTACGAAAATAACGCGACTGTCGATAATTCAACAGAAATATTTCAGAAAGAGTGGTCTGAAACTAACTTATTCAGTTGCACTATAACCTGTCTTCCAACAAATCGCGAGGAATCAGAagggtattttatattataatactactCTATGAATACGACGGAACGATGCGTTTTACTTCCTCcgttatatctatctatctaaaatgCCGCAGAACAAAGAAGCTGAACTTCTGTTTTCAGCGCCAGTAATTATTctttttgcataaaaaaatatttctctattCTAAAGTGATACCATAGCTAAGCTAGGtttaagtattttgtttaaGTGTGAAAATTTCCATATTCTCAGGTCGCCGAATAGCTGAATTGGAAATAGAAACCTTTCTCGCGAAGGTGATCGAAAATTTCCAAGTGGAATGGTTTGGACCGCCGCTGCGGACTCGGTCCAGCTCGCTGAATTATACTATTGgaccttttaattttatttttaaagatgttaaataaCTCTTTGGAGCATACAATAAACACTGGGTCTTTTTCACATTGGAAATTAGTTTAACATTTCAAGCTTTAGCTTGATTAATACTGATTTCGTCATTCCATAAATGATTTAAGAGCTCGTATAAGCATTGTACAAAGATTCTTAACTAAACTATTGGTCCCTTTGAACTAATGCCTCGCATTGTCCCGTCAATTATTAACAGAACTATCTGTTAGTTAAAGTTATCCGCATTTCCTTTCTCTgctataaatattacttttaaaagtataaatataattatgcttAGGATTTCAACACGTTTAAATTGGGACCCTGATCTGGTTTTCAGGTAACGTGGTAAGTTCATGTATTGCACGCGC from Pararge aegeria chromosome 5, ilParAegt1.1, whole genome shotgun sequence includes the following:
- the LOC120624018 gene encoding cytochrome P450 CYP12A2-like, which encodes MQAVRRSASIITTAGKQFTRSIAVNSATINANEEHNNLKSWREIPGPSKLPIIGQLHHFLPGGSLYNNEDFINNVMYERFGPIIRMEGYFGSPPIILLYDAEASAQILRGENWMPNRPGFQSLQYFRKNYYQKQGAAPDGPTGLITDHGDIWKKFRSTVNPIMLQPKTIKLYTSSLNEVAEDMIERMRLIRNDKNMLKGNFDFEMNLWALESISVVALGGRLNCFDPKLPESSPARKLIHLVHEIFTIVDQLDFKPSVWRYISTPTFKKAMKLYEDQISISKHFIAVAMKELKSKNQPSFEEKGVLEKLLEIDENVAVIMASDMLFAGVDTAANTMTATLYLLANNPDKQKKLREEILSDKEKRSYLKACIKESMRMMPVVAGNMRLTSKEYKTLGYKIPKGTYVSFIHQALSMMEQHFPQPEKYIPERWIAEKDDPLFHGNAHPFAWNPFGFGVRMCIGRRIAELEIETFLAKVIENFQVEWFGPPLRTRSSSLNYTIGPFNFIFKDVK